The following are encoded in a window of Penicillium oxalicum strain HP7-1 chromosome II, whole genome shotgun sequence genomic DNA:
- a CDS encoding GTP-binding protein ypt5, translating to MASRPAAGARPGAKFAQFKLVLLGESAVGKDQFDDYRESTIGAAFLTQTISLDESTTVKFEIWDTAGQERYKSLAPMYYRNANCAVVVYDITQASSLDKAKSWVKELQRQANENIVIALAGNKLDLVTESPDKRAIQTADAEAYAREAGLLFFETSAKSSTNVRELFTAIAKKLPLDQAGPRNLRAAPRPGVDLRPEAPGTQGAGACNC from the exons ATGGCCTCCCGACCTGCAGCTGGCGCCCGCCCGGGGGCGAAATTTGCCCAGTTCAAGCTTGTTTTGCTTG GTGAATCTGCAGTTGGCAAG GATCAATTCGATGATTACCGTGAATCGACGATCGGCGCTGCCTTTTTGACACAAACTATCTCCCTCGATGAGAGCACCACAGTCAAATTTGAGATCTGGGACACTGCAGGCCAGGAGAGATACAAGTCGCTAGCTCCGATGTATTACCGAAATGCCAACTGTGCTGTCGTGGTCTATGACATCACTCAAGCT TCTTCCCTGGATAAGGCCAAATCCTGGGTCAAGGAGCTTCAGCGCCAGGCGAACGAAAACATTGTAATTGCATTGGCCGGCAACAAGCTGGATCTTGTCACCGAAAGCCCAGACAAGCGTGCAATTCAGACTGCCGATGCCGAGGCATATGCCCGAGAAGCCggtctcctcttctttgaGACATCGGCCAAGTCATCCACGAACGTGCGAGAATTGTTCACTGCGATTGCAAAGAAGCTGCCTTTAGATCAGGCTGGACCCCGGAACTTGCGGGCGGCCCCACGCCCCGGTGTTGACCTCCGACCCGAAGCCCCCGGTACCCAAGGTGCTGGTGCATGCAATTGTTAA
- a CDS encoding Phosphoinositide phosphatase SAC1, which produces MAPQTLPFRDVNLHASPSHYAFTSPSSPQAPTLVIDRPTGDLRLNDGPLPGAKRISSIAGILGIIKLKLDKYIIVITKAQPMGRLRGHMVYKVASTEFLPIRERPLHDKDEDTYLALIKELLRTGPMYFSYSLDITNSFQRQSQSSPEVPLWKRADDRFFWNRFIQSDLIDFSLGENNSNGIRYGPQPGADPYILPVMFGMMRITPARVKGTSFTFALITRRSRHRAGTRYFSRGIDEQGHVSNYNETEQVVILNDTAGSLSGYAPGQSMVNGKTGQDLQVYSFVQTRGSVPVFWAEVNNLKYTPKLQVRGVETALEAARKHFTEQIRLYGENYMVNLVNQKGREERVKNAYEQLVRFLVSSTVEGREADDKTSEKVHVLEPGLKQKEMDRLHYVYFDFHNETKGLKWHRAELLMDRLNDGLNQGGFFRGVENPGAPGGQLEIRSTQTSVVRTNCMDCLDRTNVVQSMLGRWALTRQLMDAGVLQPGENANDDREFENLFRNIWADNADVVSKSYSGTGALKTDFTRTGKRTRAGALQDLSNSITRYVRNNFLDGPRQDGFDVFLGTYLPSNTSFANIQLFIDRRPLVIQAVPYILAASLFMVLVATFTRRLPDAAVWPLRIFTIVWVIIGAYCLRFINRHGMLYVNWPKLNTPVAGAEGYQDALIKARSDPLIGQWLPSRRHQRGISNARLVFLEEGKTRIE; this is translated from the exons ATGGCACCCCAGACACTCCCTTTTAGGGATGTCAATTTGCACGCGTCACCCTCCCACTATGCGTTCACTTCACCCTCCTCGCCCCAGGCTCCAACCCTCGTGATCGACCGGCCAACGGGCGACTTGCGTCTGAATGATGGACCACTGCCAGGCGCTAAGCGAATTTCCAGCATTGCTGGAATTCTAGGCATCATTAAATTGAAGCTCG ACAAGTATATCATTGTCATCACCAAAGCTCAACCCATGGGACGACTACGTGGTCATATGGTGTATAAAGTTGCCTCTACCGAGTTTCTTCCAATCCGCGAACGGCCTCTTCATGACAAAGATGAAGATACCTACCTTGCCCTGATCAAAGAATTGCTTCGCACAGGTCCCATGTACTTCTCCTATTCGCTGGACATCACGAACAGTTTCCAGCGGCAATCACAAAGCTCACCCGAAGTTCCTCTATGGAAGCGCGCAGACGATCGATTCTTCTGGAACCGATTCATTCAGTCCGACCTGATTGATTTCAGCCTTGGAGAGAATAACTCAAATGGGATTCGCTATGGACCTCAGCCCGGCGCAGACCCTTACATTCTTCCAGTCATGTTTGGCATGATGCGCATCACTCCCGCTCGAGTCAAAGGGACTAGCTTCACATTTGCGCTCATCACACGACGATCCCGACACCGGGCTGGCACGAGATACTTTTCCCGTGGAATTGACGAGCAAGGCCACGTCTCGAATTACAATGAGACGGAGCAGGTGGTAATACTGAATGATACTGCGGGAAGTCTGTCGGGTTATGCCCCCGGACAATCCATGGTAAATGGCAAGACTGGTCAAGATCTCCAGGTCTACTCATTTGTCCAGACTCGGGGCAGTGTGCCGGTGTTTTGGGCCGAGGTCAACAACTTGAAATACACGCCCAAGCTTCAGGTTCGAGGCGTTGAAACGGCGTTAGAGGCAGCTCGCAAGCACTTTACCGAGCAAATACGCTTGTATGGTGAAAACTATATGGTCAATCTGGTCAATCAAAAAGGCCGAGAGGAACGCGTGAAGAATGCATACGAGCAGCTGGTTCGTTTCCTCGTTTCATCCACCGTTGAGGGGAGAGAAGCCGATGACAAGACCTCCGAGAAAGTCCACGTTCTGGAGCCAGGTTTGAAGCAGAAAGAAATGGATCGACTCCATTACGTGTACTTCGACTTCCACAACGAAACCAAGGGCCTTAAATGGCACCGGGCTGAGCTTCTGATGGATCGACTGAATGACGGTCTTAATCAAGGTGGTTTCTTCAGGGGAGTTGAGAATCCAGGTGCCCCTGGTGGACAACTAGAGATCCGATCAACACAAACGAGTGTGGTGCGCACCAACTGTATGGATTGTCTGGATCGTACAAACGTTGTGCAGAGTATGCTCGGCCGCTGGGCACTGACTAGACAACTCATGGACGCCGGCGTCCTTCAACCTGGCGAAAATGCCAACGATGACCGCGAGTTTGAGAACCTATTCCGCAACATCTGGGCAGACAATGCGGATGTTGTCTCTAAGTCTTACTCTGGTACCGGCGCCTTGAAGACCGACTTTACGCGGACCGGCAAGCGTACTCGGGCGGGGGCTCTTCAGGATTTGAGCAATTCGATCACTCGTTACGTGCGCAACAACTTCTTGGATGGGCCACGTCAGGATGGGTTCGATGTGTTCTTGGGCACATACCTTCCATCCAATACCTCCTTCGCAAACATCCAATTATTTATCGACCGACGTCCTCTGGTCATCCAGGCCGTGCCGTATATTCTCGCAGCCAGTCTGTTTATGGTCTTGGTTGCCACTTTCACAAGGCGCTTACCCGACGCGGCAGTATGGCCCCTTCGAATCTTCACAATTGTCTGGGTTATTATCGGAGCCTACTGCTTACGCTTCATCAATCGTCATGGCATGCTTTAC GTAAACTGGCCGAAGCTGAACACTCCAGTCGCCGGTGCAGAGGGCTACCAAGATGCTCTAATCAAGGCTCGCTCCGATCCCCTCATTGGGCAATGGCTCCCGTCCAGGCGACATCAACGAGGTATCAGCAACGCTCGTCTCGTCTTCCTTGAGGAGGGCAAGACTCGAATTGAGTGA
- a CDS encoding Folylpolyglutamate synthase, which translates to MARSYEVHYDSPHRGFPPVAQRRAAISALNSLQTNFAIVEELKKSTSREDINKRSLPETVEWLRRIGYKPSDLNRLNLVHVAGTKGKGSTSAFISSILSQYTKPEQDQSSRVLHKIGLYTSPHLRFARERIKIDNQPLTEEQFARYFFEVWDRLDAAAQAAGEDPSSLSTKPQYFRYLTLMAFHTYLSEGVDAAVIECGIGGEYDCTNVIEQPKVTAITSLGIDHTALLGTTIEKIAWHKGGIIKAGARAFTAPQAPSAEEVLAERAAAKNTQLDVVSQHPELRPETSQVQLGLAGDFQYTNASVAVATAAEFLRKTGTAQVSENIMSEPLPEKFKAGLTKARLGGRCETRFEKNVAWYIDGGHTLESIRLAGQWFASRIQADSSSDIAARKTRVLIFNQQTRDSTALARALHETLSAALQSGTPFTHALFCTNVTYKQAGFRPDLVSMNTNADDLELLRVQKSLATAWNEIDPAAQTHVFGTIEEAVDFARDVAAQERQVLQKDEAPVMTFVTGSLHLVGGFLDVIETKPYSEAA; encoded by the exons ATGGCTCGTTCCTATGAGGTACACTATGACTCCCCGCATCGAGGGTTCCCTCCGGTAGCTCAGCGCAGG GCTGCCATCTCAGCACTCAATTCCTTGCAAACAAATTTTGCGATCGTGGAGGAACTCAAAAAATCGACCTCACGGGAAGACATCAACAAGCGCTCACTCCCAGAGACAGTTGAATGGCTCCGTCGTATTGGATACAAA CCTTCAGATCTGAATCGATTGAACTTGGTTCATGTCGCCGGCACCAAGGGCAAAGGCTCAACCTCGGCATTCATCTCATCGATCCTCTCTCAGTACACTAAGCCAGAGCAAGACCAGTCTTCCCGGGTGCTTCACAAAATCGGGCTCTACACCTCACCTCACCTTCGATTTGCGCGAGAACGCATCAAGATCGATAACCAACCGCTTACTGAGGAACAGTTTGCTCGATATTTCTTCGAAGTATGGGATCGTCTGGACGCCGCCGCCCAGGCCGCGGGCGAAGACCCCTCGTCGCTGAGCACAAAGCCCCAATATTTCCGCTACCTGACCTTGATGGCCTTCCACACGTATTTGAGTGAAGGAGTTGACGCAGCGGTGATTGAATGTGGAATTGGAGGAGAATACGATTGTACCAATGTGATCGAACAACCGAAGGTCACGGCCATTACCAGCCTTGGAATTGACCACACTGCCCTGCTAGGCACAACCATTGAAAAAATCGCATGGCACAAGGGTGGTATCATCAAAGCAGGAGCCAGAGCATTCACAGCGCCGCAAGCGCCAAGTGCAGAGGAAGTGCTCGCCGAGCGGGCCGCTGCCAAAAACACTCAGCTGGACGTCGTCTCCCAGCATCCCGAGCTTCGTCCAGAGACTAGCCAAGTGCAACTTGGCTTGGCTGGTGACTTCCAGTATACCAATGCATCTGTCGCAGTTGCAACGGCTGCTGAGTTCTTGCGGAAAACCGGCACAGCGCAGGTTTCCGAAAATATCATGTCGGAACCGCTTCCTGAGAAGTTCAAGGCTGGTCTCACCAAGGCTCGCTTGGGTGGACGGTGTGAAACTCGCTTTGAAAAGAATGTGGCTTGGTATATCGATGGCGGGCACACCCTGGAGAGCATCCGCCTGGCTGGCCAGTGGTTTGCCTCGCGCATCCAGGCTGACTCATCTAGTGATATTGCTGCCAGAAAAACGCGAGTTTTAATCTTTAACCAGCAAACTCGAGACAGTACTGCTTTGGCTCGAGCTCTCCACGAGACTCTTTCAGCCGCTTTGCAGTCCGGCACGCCTTTCACGCACGCGCTCTTTTGCACGAACGTGACATACAAACAAGCGGGCTTCCGTCCTGACCTGGTCAGTATGAACACGAATGCGGACGATCTCGAGCTGCTCCGTGTCCAGAAGTCTCTTGCTACGGCATGGAATGAGATCGATCCGGCTGCTCAAACTCACGTCTTTGGAACTATTGAGGAAGCCGTTGACTTTGCCCGAGACGTCGCTGCCCAAGAACGCCAGGTTCTTCAAAAGGACGAGGCGCCTGTCATGACATTTGTTACTGGCAGTTTGCATTTGGTGGGGGGCTTCCTTGACGTTATTGAGACCAAGCCATACTCCGAGGCTGCTTGA